The genomic window CAGTATCTGATGATACTCATTATTCTTATGGTTTACAAAAGCAAAAGGGGGGTTTGAAAAATGTCCTACACCAAGCCAACTTCACTGATACCAGAAATCTATATTCAGTGGCCAAAATATCAGTTTAGCATTTTAGCACATCACTGTGGATAAGAACGTCATTCACTAAATTCATCTCTTTGGTTTAAAGTCAAGTATTTAAACAGTTACTGGCTGATTTGCCATGAAacttagcgatagtacctggcactttttttggtacctgctcaaGCGAGCAgagccgatactatgcgtgatgtcgtcagactgccgtgcactgattggtcagagtgtcgtcaatcaaagcgaacaatgccttagtgtagctcagttaaaaagtcttaaCACTCCGGAAAACGTGggctaatctccaacatttagcaaaggaaatctcatcatttaacagtcagcatgttagcatgctaatgtGAGCTTTAAAAAAGCATGTCTGTCTTGTGTAATtactcctgctcctcctctggacTCTGTTTACAGCCTAAAAACTAAATGTCTGAGCGCAGGTTCCCATTGATCctgcgtactgcagctttaagtgtcaGAACGTTAGGCCTCTCGTTTATTTAGCAAGAATATCTTGCTAAATAAACAGAATATCTATAAGAACAtgtggtcctaatgagacaggatgtggttaaagttaggattaAGATTTGAAATATgcactggttaaggttagttatGCTGGCATCGAGTGGTTGTGGTTAGGGATAGCGCTTTGGTGAAAAGTGTCCTGACAAGAATAGAaacacagacctgtgtgtgtgtgtgtgtgtgtgtgtgcagatcaATTATGTAATAATCTGCCTGTaaatgtagacacacacacacacacacacacacacacacaggtagaaAGACAGACAGTGTCTCACACGGTCGCTGTGTAGTGACACAAACACTAGTTGAGTACTAAATTCACCGTTGTGTTGGGGTCAGTAATCGCGGGCTTCTCGCTGACGTCGCTCCTCTTGGTGGCTGCAGCCGTAGACGAAGCTCTGCTGTGCATGATCCTGGtcctggtgctggtgctggtccTGGTGTTGAAGAGTTCGCGGTTACCTGGAAACAAACCATGACACAGCGGCTGCCCTCTGCTGCCGCTGCTATGGAGCCTCTTCCACGTGCTGATAACATCTAAATGACCGCCCTCACTTGATCTCCCGCTCCTGGACGCTCGGTCCAGGTGTCTCCAGTCCCAGACTACACAGTCCCAGCTTTGGACGGGATGAGTTCCCTGTTGCTTCCTCGGGTGAACAAGTGCTGAGTCAGCAGGTCCACAGAGAGACCGGCTCCAGTGAAACGTGTGACCTTTGCGTAATGTCAGAGTGACGCACCTCAGTCTGTTTGCTTTGTGCACCGCACACGAGCGGGGCGTCCTGAGCGTCTGCGCCGCGCACAGCCTCCCTGTGCCGCACCACCACGACAACATCGCCGCCGTCGACCGAGTTCCGTGGCTTTGGTTGGATCAAGTAATGGAGTGTGATATTCACAGCATGTACGTGAAGCGTGAGCAGCTGTAAACATGCTGCCCTGCTCtccgctgcctcctcctcctcctcctcctcctctgttgacCTATTATCAGCCGCAGCCAATGAGCGCTGACGCAGAGCGAAGCCTGAGAAGAAGGGGAGGGGGCATTTAAAGGTGTAATCCGTGTCATGGAACAGTCTCTGTGGTGAATGTGACTCAACCCTTTACATAATTGTGTTACACGGTAATagtttataatatttatataaatatacatttacatttaaagctgcattgcgtgttttttgttgatgttattgttctgtctttgtgatcagagatgatgtaacattatttgttttctacatCCTTCATTTGAAACTATCAGAGGGGACAGAggggttgtttgtttgtggcaAGAAGGGTTTATCCTTGAGCGACCGGGGTTTTTGTGCAGAACTCCTGAAACTTTTAGTGGatacttctttgtgttttgtcgTACTCTACAGTTTCCATACCACGTTTATGTG from Solea senegalensis isolate Sse05_10M linkage group LG4, IFAPA_SoseM_1, whole genome shotgun sequence includes these protein-coding regions:
- the fam210b gene encoding protein FAM210B, mitochondrial translates to MLSWWCGTGRLCAAQTLRTPRSCAVHKANRLRCVTLTLRKGHTFHWSRSLCGPADSALVHPRKQQGTHPVQSWDCVVWDWRHLDRASRSGRSSEGGHLDVISTWKRLHSSGSRGQPLCHGLFPGNRELFNTRTSTSTRTRIMHSRASSTAAATKRSDVSEKPAITDPNTTEQKLKETSATSSSTEKAPEEPEPEGGKPSKTQQLKKVFKEYGAVGVSFHIGISLMSLGMFYLLISSGIDMAAILCKVGFSETVVRSKMAAGTSTFVLAYAIHKLFAPVRMSITLVSVPLIVRYFRKTGLFKPPTPTP